In the Fusarium oxysporum f. sp. lycopersici 4287 chromosome 9, whole genome shotgun sequence genome, one interval contains:
- a CDS encoding queuine tRNA-ribosyltransferase, whose product MVSLLKLATITEKGVEFLSPHDGTPMLLTPEHSMSLQNSIGSDIMMQLDDVLVTTSPDKARMREAMERSVRWLDRCIAAHKKPESQNLFCIIQGGLDLDMRRECCREMLARDTPGIAIGGLSGGEAKADYCRVVAACTELLPDLKPRYVMGIGYPEDLVVSVALGADMFDCVWPTRTARFGNAVTKHGVLNIRNKKYATDFGPVEEGCNCMVCKPIADGGMGVTRAFVHHNASKETVAAHLLTIHNVYYQLNLMRQIREAIMEDRFPTFVRQFFAWLYADKTEYPEWAVGALKGVNIDLSE is encoded by the coding sequence ATGGTCAGTTTGCTCAAGCTTGCAACCATCACTGAGAAAGGTGTCGAATTTCTGAGCCCTCATGATGGAACACCCATGCTACTTACTCCGGAGCATTCCATGTCACTGCAAAACAGCATCGGCAGCGACATTATGATGCAGCTGGACGATGTCCTTGTCACAACCTCTCCTGACAAGGCACGTATGCGCGAGGCCATGGAGCGAAGTGTGCGATGGTTGGATCGATGCATCGCAGCTCACAAGAAACCGGAGTCCCAAAATCTCTTCTGCATTATTCAGGGAGGTCTTGATCTCGATATGCGACGAGAATGCTGTCGCGAGATGCTGGCCCGTGATACCCCAGGCATCGCCATTGGTGGATTGAGTGGTGGTGAGGCCAAGGCTGATTATTGCAGAGTTGTAGCAGCTTGCACAGAACTGCTCCCTGACCTGAAGCCGCGATACGTCATGGGTATTGGCTACCCTGAAGATCTGGTCGTGAGCGTTGCGCTGGGAGCCGACATGTTCGATTGTGTGTGGCCAACAAGAACAGCCCGATTTGGCAATGCAGTTACAAAACATGGCGTCTTGAACATCCGCAACAAGAAATACGCTACTGATTTCGGGCCTGTCGAGGAGGGTTGCAACTGCATGGTCTGCAAGCCAATCGCTGATGGAGGGATGGGTGTCACTCGGGCATTTGTCCACCACAACGCCTCAAAAGAGACGGTAGCGGCGCACCTGCTGACCATTCACAATGTCTATTATCAACTGAACCTTATGCGACAAATAAGGGAGGCCATTATGGAGGATCGATTCCCTACATTCGTGCGACAGTTCTTTGCTTGGCTTTATGCGGATAAAACAGAGTATCCCGAATGGGCAGTTGGAGCATTGAAGGGGGTCAACATCGATTTATCGGAATAA
- a CDS encoding histone deacetylase HOS3, translated as MASPNRPSLSVRRQSSARNLKQPEHDDLTQSLNQLSISTSPGRAPSRLSSEPASPFRPSGRRTSQSPAPNARALSRSPSRSREASRDTPTLLRKASMNSLRSSNGIGPGSTPSRRSSVVHHISPTQAKSPLSSTPPVLEKPRPTAISIAHDNLSDELQAHHGATSTRPTQMIVLLNDAVYGHRFSRPRTSRAALSTIVERPERIKAAVLGISAAYVRLGGRHSEGEYPLHPKREAEDIHGIPFRIQKTERRLSLLSPAVVNVHGTKWMEELKMMCDAAESKLAMGGKELQRPQMNRGAEKADKFHEGDLYLCSESLNAMEGALGAVCEAIDTVFGPGPQRAFVGVRPPGHHCSASYPSGFCWVNNVHVGIMHAALNHGLTHAAIIDFDLHHGDGSQAITWQHNSRGNNAAKNAAAWKKSSIGYFSLHDINSYPCEMGDEEKVRSASICIDNAHGQTVWNVHLEPWKSEEEFWKLYETRYIVLLDKVRNYLRNQAERLRESNLPPKAAIFFSAGFDASEWESAGMQRHKVNVPTEFYARIAQDVVKLAAEEGLHVDGRVISVLEGGYSDRALCSGILSHLSGLAGDQTYAQEPDNVGRLGVEMGQKIGSLSGETSYSFEQKPSLDSVHAYDPSWWSPSLLDELEALMEVPNGPAKKPQSATLPTYFSPTQASTAKVSDPIKMRRSLSNLGASMTRPPSPPPPEVPWAIAAHELSKLLIPSSRQTDSCKPEELNAEASKARRDRQSIIMGIDPNPPAISSSRPTSRMSLRERRAKAAPPDPTTEKAPTSRRRTMGAAPISSDKAVARGIPSRTNSGEPAVRRTSRRLSEIPPSLTTRDVSPGEADQPEVVEHARTVPNSPMATKSVASTNPPVKKARNSTAPRKEPAPRAPRGTKKATTTAGPSRPATATQKAKSPAKASKKDGASGTGGDDIDSITSGMKKIRINLITQSQKDAKERARLEAEKAKGKESSITYKPATASSGTEHSSSAASHDQTSISASVETQDISPTQPAPSNARIPSSPTTASSSRIMSPSQEQYAFESTAQVTQLMSPPLSSPAIPSVSVHPSTDADDIFVPYQPEGPAPEPVAQSEPLKWLPPNVPTPSEQTPVATPSPAKKSNLFQYTSGIPFAPRPGQGANEPKAAEQGVKPEPNPPNPIEEIPETPQH; from the exons ATGGCTTCGCCAAACCGCCCATCGCTGTCGGTTCGGCGGCAGTCTTCCGCACGGAACCTCAAACAGCCCGAACATGACGACTTGACTCAGTCTTTGAACCAACTCTCTATCTCCACCTCGCCCGGCCGAGCTCCGTCCCGCCTCTCCTCCGAACCAGCGTCTCCCTTCCGCCCATCGGGTCGTCGCACTTCACAGTCGCCCGCACCAAATGCTCGAGCTCTGTCCCGTAGCCCGTCCCGGAGCCGCGAAGCTTCTCGGGACACACCCACACTACTACGAAAGGCGTCTATGAATTCGTTGCGCTCCTCTAATGGTATCGGCCCCGGTTCGACCCCTTCGAGACGTTCTAGCGTGGTGCATCATATATCACCAACTCAGGCCAAGTCGCCTCTATCATCTACTCCTCCTGTGCTGGAGAAACCTCGACCAACTGCGATTTCCATTGCACATGACAATCTGAGCGACGAGCTGCAGGCGCATCATGGCGCAACATCCACTCGCCCAACCCAGATGATCGTATTGCTAAATGATGCCGTCTATGGACATCGCTTCTCCCGACCCCGAACTTCTCGTGCCGCTCTTAGTACTATCGTCGAACGTCCAGAAAGAATTAAGGCTGCCGTGTTGGGTATATCTGCAGCGTATGTCCGCCTGGGTGGAAGACACTCTGAAGGCGAATACCCACTTCACCCAAAGAGAGAGGCTGAGGATATCCATGGCATTCCATTCCGGATACAGAAGACGGAACGTAGACTTTCTCTCTTGTCACCAGCTGTAGTTAATGTGCATGGGACAAAATGGATGgaagagctcaagatgaTGTGTGATGCAGCCGAATCGAAACTTGCAATGGGGGGAAAGGAACTACAGAGGCCACAGATGAACAGAGGGGCTGAGAAAGCTGACAAGTTCCACGAAGGCGATCTCTACCTTTGCTCAGAGTCTCTGAACGCCATGGAAGGTGCTCTGGGAGCTGTTTGCGAAGCCATCGACACTGTTTTTGGTCCCGGACCTCAGCGGGCCTTCGTTGGCGTGCGACCTCCCGGTCATCATTGTTCCGCCTCCTATCCTTCGGGCTTCTGCTGGGTCAACAATGTTCATGTTGGTATCATGCATGCGGCTCTGAACCATGGGCTCACGCATGCTGCTatcattgactttgatcttCACCATGGTGATGGTTCTCAAGCTATTACATGGCAGCACAATTCTCGAGGAAACAATGCTGCCAAGAATGCGGCAGCATGGAAGAAGTCTTCAATTGGCTACTTCAGCTTGCACGACATCAACTCGTATCCGTGTGAAATGGGCGACGAAGAAAAGGTTAGGAGCGCCAGTATCTGTATCGACAATGCACACGGACAGACAGTTTGGAATGTCCATCTGGAGCCTTGGAAGTCCGAGGAGGAATTCTGGAAACTCTACGAGACCAGGTATATTGTGCTCTTGGACAAGGTTAGAAACTATCTCAGGAACCAGGCGGAGCGATTAAGAGAATCAAACTTGCCTCCAAAggctgccatcttcttctctgctgGCTTTGATGCCAGTGAATGGGAGAGCGCAGGAATGCAGCGTCACAAGGTCAACGTGCCGACAGAGTTTTATGCCCGTATTGCCCAGGATGTCGTCAAATTGGCGGCTGAAGAGGGACTTCACGTTGATGGTCGAGTTATCAGCGTGCTAGAAGGCGGCTATAGCGATCGAGCTTTGTGCTCTGGTATCCTAAGTCATCTCAGTGGACTCGCTGGAGATCAAACTTACGCTCAAGAGCCAGACAATGTTGGCCGTCTTGGTGTCGAAATGGGGCAGAAGATTGGATCCCTTTCAGGAGAAACGTCATACAGTTTCGAGCAAAAGCCGTCATTGGACTCCGTTCATGCTTACGACCCATCATGGTGGTCGCCATCCCTTTTGGATGAGCTCGAGGCTTTGATGGAGGTTCCAAATGGTCCAGCCAAGAAGCCACAGAGCGCTACCCTCCCAACCTACTTCTCACCAACACAGGCATCAACGGCTAAGGTCTCAGATCCCATCAAGATGCGACGTAGTTTGTCCAATTTGGGTGCGTCTATGACCAGGcctccatcaccacctcCGCCAGAAGTTCCTTGGGCCATTGCAGCCCATGAGCTCAGCAAGCTCCTGATTCCCTCTAGTCGTCAAACCGATAGCTGCAAGCCTGAGGAACTGAATGCAGAGGCAAGTAAAGCGAGACGAGATCGCCAATCAATAATCATGGGCATTGACCCAAACCCTCCTGCTATCTCTTCTTCGCGTCCAACTTCTCGCATGTCTTTACGTGAGAGACGAGCCAAGGCAGCACCTCCTGATCCAACTACTGAAAAGGCACCCACAAGCCGCAGAAGAACAATGGGCGCTGCTCCCATCTCTTCGGACAAG GCGGTTGCGCGCGGTATTCCCTCGAGAACGAATAGCGGTGAACCGGCAGTGAGGAGGACCAGTCGTCGTCTTAGTGAGATCCCGCCATCCCTCACAACAAGAGATGTATCACCAGGCGAAGCAGATCAGCCTGAGGTGGTGGAGCACGCTCGTACAGTCCCCAACTCACCCATGGCTACGAAATCTGTTGCCAGCACCAATCCTCCAGTCAAGAAGGCAAGGAATTCTACCGCCCCTCGCAAGGAGCCTGCACCCAGAGCACCTCGGGGTACCAAGAAAGCTACTACTACCGCTGGCCCTTCGCGACCTGCCACAGCTACACAGAAAGCCAAGTCGCCAGCCAAGGCTTCGAAGAAGGACGGTGCATCTGGCACGGGTGGCGATGACATTGACAGTATCACCTCTGGTATGAAGAAGATTCGTATCAACTTGATCACCCAGTCTCAGAAGGACGCCAAAGAGCGAGCTCgccttgaagctgagaaaGCCAAGGGCAAAGAATCTTCTATCACATACAAGCCTGCCACAGCATCTTCCGGTACTGAGCACTCATCATCAGCCGCTAGCCATGATCAAACCTCCATCAGTGCTTCCGTCGAGACGCAAGACATCTCTCCTACTCAACCTGCACCGAGCAATGCCCGCATCCCTTCATCGCCTACCACTGCCTCTTCGAGCAGAATTATGTCTCCCTCACAAGAGCAATACGCTTTTGAATCCACTGCGCAAGTCACTCAGCTGATGTCTCCTCCCCTGAGTTCTCCTGCCATCCCCTCTGTTTCCGTACACCCTAGCACGGATGCAGATGATATCTTTGTTCCTTACCAACCCGAAGGCCCTGCGCCTGAGCCCGTTGCTCAGAGCGAGCCTTTGAAGTGGCTTCCACCTAACGTACCAACTCCATCTGAGCAAACGCCTGTCGCGACACCTAGCCCggccaagaagagcaatCTTTTCCAATACACTTCCGGTATTCCATTTGCCCCTCGCCCGGGACAGGGAGCCAATGAGCCCAAGGCCGCAGAGCAGGGTGTTAAGCCAGAGCCAAACCCGCCGAATCCTATCGAGGAGATTCCCGAGACGCCTCAGCATTAA
- a CDS encoding histidinol-phosphatase (PHP family), with protein sequence MAFTLHSHSGEFCPGHAKDQLEDIVKHAISVGYKTIGFTEHMPRYDLRDLYPEELDNPQAALEALPPRHEAYLVEAQRLQREYASQIHILIGFEAEFIRPNCAAHVRKLAEHPIVDYFIGSVHYVHNTPIDYNKEMFATARDASSRKTEESLYEDYYDLQYDMLKELRPRVVGHFDLVRLMSEDPARDVRQWKGVWERILRNLALAREQDGWLEVNSAGLRKGLAEPYPGRIIAEEWIKMGGKFTFCDDSHGIAQVATNYARTVTYLESLGVKEVWCLKRTPNSGVDGTTRATVEEVSVPLSAFRENFP encoded by the exons ATGGCGTTTACATTACACTCACATTCTGGCGAGTTCTGCCCTGGCCATGCCAAAGACCAACTCGAAGATATTGTCAAACATGCTATTTCTGTTGGTTACAAGACCATTGGGTTCACAGAGCACATGCCTCGCTATGATCTACGCGATCTCTATCCCGAAGAG CTCGATAACCCTCAAGCTGCTCTagaagctcttcctcctcgtcatgAAGCATACCTCGTGGAAGCTCAACGTCTTCAGCGCGAGTATGCCTCACAAATTCACATCCTCATTGGCTTTGAGGCTGAGTTCATCCGTCCAAACTGCGCAGCACACGTTCGCAAACTCGCTGAGCATCCTATCGTTGATTACTTCATCGGCTCAGTGCATTATGTCCATAACACTCCCATTGACTACAACAAGGAGATGTTTGCCACAGCCCGCGACGCAAGCAGTCGCAAGACCGAAGAATCGCTCTATGAGGATTACTACGATCTTCAGTACGACATGCTTAAGGAGCTGCGCCCGCGCGTTGTAGGACACTTTGATCTCGTGCGGTTGATGAGCGAGGATCCAGCCCGGGATGTTCGGCAGTGGAAGGGCGTCTGGGAGCGCATTCTGCGAAATCTGGCTCTTGCGAGGGAACAGGATGGATGGCTTGAGGTCAACAGCGCGGGACTGAGAAAGGGACTTGCTGAACCTTATCCTGGTAGGATAATTGCCGAG GAATGGATTAAAATGGGAGGAAAGTTCACTTTCTGCGATGACAGTCATGGTATCGCACAAGTTGCCACCAACTATGCCCGAACAGTTACTTATCTCGAGAGTCTGGGCGTCAAGGAGGTTTGGTGTCTCAAGAGAACACCTAACTCTGGCGTGGATGGAACGACGAGAGCTACTGTTGAGGAAGTCAGTGTTCCTCTGAGTGCGTTCCGTGAGAATTTCCCATAA